ATGATGATAGCTCAAACGAAACTTTTTCCACCTGTACATCGTTTAAGTAACTCAGGGCCTTTAGGAAGAAAAAAAATTAATATTATTACTAGAATATTAACTATTTTTATAGCTATTATACAATCTATTGTTTTGATTAAAACAGTAGTTGATAGACAAGAAAATAATTTTATTATTATTGAAGATAATAGCATTGGATTTAAATATGTAGCTCTTCCTTTAGTTTTAATTGGTGGAAGTTTATTTGCTTTATTTTTAGGTGAACAAATTACAGAAAAAGGTGTTGGTAATGGAACATCATTATTAATTTTTTCAGGTATAGCAAGTAGATTGCAAAGCACTTTTAGACATGCTTTTAACTATTTTTTAGGCAATGGAAAAGATGCAGCTACTATTTCTAATACCATTGTCTTTATTCTTTATATTGTTGCCTTTTTGGTTTTAATTTTTATAATTGCACGTTTTCATTTAGCAGAAAGAAAAATCCCAATCCAGCAAACAGGTGCTGGTATGACAAGAAATGTAAAAGACATTTCATATTTACCAATAAAAATCAATCCCGCTGGGATTATGCCTGTTATTTTTGCGCTTATTTTATTAAGTTTACCAACTTTATTTAGTAATCTTTTAGATCCCTACACTTCCCCAACAAGAAACTGAATTGAAAAAAATTTAAGAATAACGAACCCTATAGGCTTTAGCATTTTTATAGTTTTAGTTTTCTTATTATCTATTGGAATGGGTCTTCAACAATCAAGAGTTGATAAAATTGCAGAAGATTTTTCTAAAAATTCCACTTTTATTCCAGGTGTGAGACCTGGAGAACAAACTGAGGATTATTTAATTTCTGTTGTTTTAAGATTATCATTTTTTTCAGCTATTTTCTTAATTGTTTTAGCTTCGCTTCAACCCATCTTGCATTTTATCGGAATACCAATTAGTGTTACATTTAGTGGTACTTCATTAATAATTTTAGTGACAACAGCACTTGAAACAATAAGTCAAATCAAAGCAAGAAGACAAAGTGAAATGATTTCTAAAAAAAGAAAACAAATGGCAAAACAAATTAATTCCAAACACAATAAACATTCTAACAAAAAGAAAGATACATTCTTATTATGATAAAAATTCAAAATTTTAATTTTATTTTTTTAGGAGCTCCTGGTTCAGGGAAAGGAACGCTAGCTAATGCTTTAGCAAAAGCAACTAATCTTGTTCATGTTTCAACAGGTGACATTTTCCGTCGTACAATTGAAGAAGCTAGCCCTTTAGGTCTTGAATTAAAATCAATAGTTGAAAAAGGTTTTTATGTTCCTGATACTATTACTAATCAAGTTGTTGAAAACCAGCTTCAGATTTTAACAAAAAAAAACAAGAATTTTATTCTTGATGGCTATCCAAGAACTGTTAATCAGGCTGAGTTTTTAAAAACTTTAAATGATATTAAAATTTTTAAAGTTATTTTACTTGATGTTGAACAAGATATTATCATCCAAAGACTAACTAAAAGAAGATATTGTCCAAAATGTCAAAAAACTTATCATTTAATTTTTAAGCCTTCTACAAAAGGTAAATTATGTGAAAATGATGATACACTTTTAATCCAAAGAAATGATGATCAAGAAGAAGCTATTAAAAAAAGATTAGATATCTATGAAAAAGAAACAAAAGTGTTAATTGATTTTTATAAAAAAGAAAATATGTTAATTACACTAAATGCTAATAATAATCCTGAAATTTTAGTTGATGAAATTTTAAAATTAATGAATTAAATATGGCAAATTTAATTAAAACCGAACAAGAAATTCAATTAATTAAGCAATCTTGTCAAATTCTTAAAGAGGTTAAAAAAATTTTATTTGATTTCATTAAACCAGGTATATCTATTTTAGAAATTGATAAATTAGCTTATGAAGAAATTATAAAACGTGGAGGAAAACCTGCATTTTTAAACTATCAAGGTTTTCCAAATACTATTTGTGCTTCTTTAAATGATGAGTTAATTCATGGAATACCTAATGATAGAATTTTAAAAGATTATGATTTAATTTCAATTGATATTGGTGTTATTTACAAAGGTTATTATTCAGATTCGGCATTTACTAAAAGTGTTGGCAAAACAAATGAAGAAAATGAAAGCTTAATTAAAGCTGCAAAAGATGCATTTTACGCAGGTATTAATGCAATAGAAAAAAATGTTAAAATTAGCACTATCTCCAATGCTATTTATCAAGAAATTAAAAAACATAATTTTTATACACCACTTGAATTTACAGGTCATGGTATTGGAAAAAATCTACATGAAAAACCAGATATTCCAAATCACACTTTTTTTAATAAAACTGGTCCAATGTTAAAAGATAATATGGTCATTTGCATTGAACCTATGATTTTACAAGATTCACCAAAAGTAAAAATTTTGGGTGATAAATGAACCGTAGTTGCTAGAAGTGGTAAAAAAGCTGCACATTATGAACAAACAGTTTTAATCAAAAATAATAAGGCAGAAATATTAACTTAAAACAATAATAATTAAAGATTTTGTGCTATAATTTATAACTAAATTTCTTGGCTTTAAATTTAATTTAAGTAAGTCCAAGTGTTTATTTAAAAGTTGCAATTTCTTTTAAATAAACAAAATTTATTTTAAATTGTTTTATTTTTAATAAAAAATTAATAATATTTAAAAAACGAGGTACTTGTTTTAAAAATGGCAAAAGACGCAATAAAATTGACTGGTAAAATTGTTGAGGTTTATAATGCAAGTGAATTTGCTGTGCTATT
This Mesomycoplasma neurolyticum DNA region includes the following protein-coding sequences:
- the secY gene encoding preprotein translocase subunit SecY, coding for MFKQIFKLLALIWFVITKLYIKTKAKIEIFLREKILTKKIIFTLWLLSIFVISTTITLPGIKLKQNSLDPNSFLGVIDIVGGGGLSNFSIMALGIGPFITASLIMMIAQTKLFPPVHRLSNSGPLGRKKINIITRILTIFIAIIQSIVLIKTVVDRQENNFIIIEDNSIGFKYVALPLVLIGGSLFALFLGEQITEKGVGNGTSLLIFSGIASRLQSTFRHAFNYFLGNGKDAATISNTIVFILYIVAFLVLIFIIARFHLAERKIPIQQTGAGMTRNVKDISYLPIKINPAGIMPVIFALILLSLPTLFSNLLDPYTSPTRNWIEKNLRITNPIGFSIFIVLVFLLSIGMGLQQSRVDKIAEDFSKNSTFIPGVRPGEQTEDYLISVVLRLSFFSAIFLIVLASLQPILHFIGIPISVTFSGTSLIILVTTALETISQIKARRQSEMISKKRKQMAKQINSKHNKHSNKKKDTFLLW
- a CDS encoding adenylate kinase family protein gives rise to the protein MIKIQNFNFIFLGAPGSGKGTLANALAKATNLVHVSTGDIFRRTIEEASPLGLELKSIVEKGFYVPDTITNQVVENQLQILTKKNKNFILDGYPRTVNQAEFLKTLNDIKIFKVILLDVEQDIIIQRLTKRRYCPKCQKTYHLIFKPSTKGKLCENDDTLLIQRNDDQEEAIKKRLDIYEKETKVLIDFYKKENMLITLNANNNPEILVDEILKLMN
- the map gene encoding type I methionyl aminopeptidase; this translates as MANLIKTEQEIQLIKQSCQILKEVKKILFDFIKPGISILEIDKLAYEEIIKRGGKPAFLNYQGFPNTICASLNDELIHGIPNDRILKDYDLISIDIGVIYKGYYSDSAFTKSVGKTNEENESLIKAAKDAFYAGINAIEKNVKISTISNAIYQEIKKHNFYTPLEFTGHGIGKNLHEKPDIPNHTFFNKTGPMLKDNMVICIEPMILQDSPKVKILGDKWTVVARSGKKAAHYEQTVLIKNNKAEILT